The DNA sequence TCAATGGTTAGATGATTTAGATAACAGGAAAGAAGCTGCTAAAGTGATTGGTCATCAAGCTTATGTTAATGCACCAGCAGAGGAAATTGAAAACCGTCTATTAGGAAAATACAATCTTGGACTAGATTTAGGTCAAAAAGTGTATGAAGATGACTACATGTTATTCCATAAAGACGGAGCAATTAACTATCCTCGTAAATCTCATGCGATGTTTTTTATGAGTCAATACGTTCGCTTTGGTTACCTAGATAGCCATCCAGATTATGAACAAATCACTGACAAATTAATTATGAAAGACCTATATAAAGAAGTTGCTAGTGAAATGGGAATTGCCATTCCAGACGATGATATGAAGCCATTTGACATTAAGCTTGATGGGGCAACGTTTGACCCTAATGACCCGGCAGGATCGTTAAAACAATATGGAGGTGCGTAGAATGAGTAAGCAAATAGAACAAAGTGTAGCACATGGTGGAGTAGGAACCGCGAGGACTCTCGCGATTCCACCAGTCTTAAAAAATGCCCTTAAGAAGGCAGGATTTTTAGTTGGAAGTATGGCTCTTCTCATTTTATTATGGGAAATTGCAAGTCGAATTTCAGGTCAGGCGCTTCCAGGCCCAACAAGCACACTAGGCATTTTGTGGGCAATGGTGTCTAACCCATTTTATAACTATGGACCAAATGATAAAGGAATTGCTCTTCAGTTTATGGCTTCCTTGCAGCGGGTGTTTGCAGGATTTTTACTAGGTGCCCTTGTAGCCATTCCTCTTGGAATCATAATGGGTGTCACTCCATTTTTTAAACAACTATTTGAACCGATTGTTGAAGTACTAAGACCGGTATCGCCGCTAGCATGGTTCCCGATTGGTTTAGCTGCATTTCAATCGGTTGGACCAGCAACGATTTTCATTATTTTTATCACGTCACTTTGGCCAACTGTTGTGAATACCGCATTTGGAGTTTCTAACATTCCAAAAGACCACCGAAACGTGGCAGCCGTTTTTAAATTTTCAAAGTGGAAGTATTTAACGAAAATCTTATTGCCTTATACGCTGCCACATATTTTAACAGGGCTGCGATTAAGTCTCGGAATTGCGTGGATGGTTATTGTTGCTGCTGAAATGCTTTCAGGAGGAACTGGTATTGGATTCTTTGTGTGGGATAGCTGGAATGCATTAAGCATTGAGCGAGTAATTGCTGCGATTGTTCTTATTGGTCTTGTCGGACTTGTATTAGATAGAGGGTTTCACTATATTGAAAAACGATTTTCATATGGGAGGTAATCGATAATGGCATATTTAGACCTTCAAAACATTGGCAAAGTATATCCTACCAAACAAGGCGATTTTGAAGTCCTACAAAATGTAAATCTATCTGTGGAGAGAGGCGAGTTTGTCTCTCTCATTGGCCACTCAGGGTGTGGGAAGTCTACCGTGTTAAACATTGTCGCGGGTCTTGAAAAAACAACAACAGGAAGCGTGATTCTAGACGACAAACCAATCACTGGGCCGGGTCCAGATAGAGGAGTTGTGTTTCAAAACTATTCATTACTACCTTGGTTAACGGTGTGGGGAAATGTCTATGAAGTCGTTGATGCTGTATTCCCTGACCGTTCGAAAAATGAAAAAGAATCGATTGTTGAGCATTTCCTAACGATTGTTGGCTTATGGAAGCACCGCCACAAACGACCTGATGAAATCTCAGGTGGAATGAAACAACGGGCTGCGATTGCTAGAGCATTTGCAGTTGGGCCCCAAGTTCTCCTTCTTGATGAACCGTTTGGAGCATTAGATGCCTTAACGAGAGCGACTTTGCAAGATGAGCTAGTGAACTTAATGGGCTCAACAGGTGAAGAGGATGAGGCTAACGGAGGAACCGACACCGT is a window from the Bacillus alkalicellulosilyticus genome containing:
- the ntrB gene encoding nitrate ABC transporter permease → MSKQIEQSVAHGGVGTARTLAIPPVLKNALKKAGFLVGSMALLILLWEIASRISGQALPGPTSTLGILWAMVSNPFYNYGPNDKGIALQFMASLQRVFAGFLLGALVAIPLGIIMGVTPFFKQLFEPIVEVLRPVSPLAWFPIGLAAFQSVGPATIFIIFITSLWPTVVNTAFGVSNIPKDHRNVAAVFKFSKWKYLTKILLPYTLPHILTGLRLSLGIAWMVIVAAEMLSGGTGIGFFVWDSWNALSIERVIAAIVLIGLVGLVLDRGFHYIEKRFSYGR
- a CDS encoding ABC transporter ATP-binding protein, producing MAYLDLQNIGKVYPTKQGDFEVLQNVNLSVERGEFVSLIGHSGCGKSTVLNIVAGLEKTTTGSVILDDKPITGPGPDRGVVFQNYSLLPWLTVWGNVYEVVDAVFPDRSKNEKESIVEHFLTIVGLWKHRHKRPDEISGGMKQRAAIARAFAVGPQVLLLDEPFGALDALTRATLQDELVNLMGSTGEEDEANGGTDTVIMVTHDIDEAIFLSDRIVVMTNGPSATIDTVIDVPLKRPRIRSEVINHPIYHEVKQELLEYLHGVPAVR